From Rhododendron vialii isolate Sample 1 chromosome 10a, ASM3025357v1, the proteins below share one genomic window:
- the LOC131303868 gene encoding uncharacterized protein LOC131303868: MFLKIGETEIMRMDRKSSIETEPRTLNVHQIQFARDAAKYVVNTSTIEEALRIFTQGLEPVETVAKHNNGNPTMDVGEAFDCSVSEVGIPGPRDIASAPF, encoded by the exons ATGTTTTTGAAGATTGGAGAAACAGAAATTATGAGAATGGACAGAAAATCATCAATTGAGACCGAGCCTCGGACTCTTAATGTTCATCAAATCCAATTTGCTAGG GACGCAGCAAAATATGTGGTAAATACGAGTACCATCGAAGAAGCCTTGAGAATTTTCACACAG GGTTTGGAGCCGGTTGAAACTGTTGCCAAACATAATAATGGCAACCCAACGATGGACGTCGGTGAAGCGTTCGATTGCTCAGTTAGCGAAGTTGGAATCCCGGGGCCAAGAGATATAGCATCAGCAccattttga